In the genome of Lacerta agilis isolate rLacAgi1 chromosome 2, rLacAgi1.pri, whole genome shotgun sequence, one region contains:
- the LOC117042464 gene encoding zinc finger protein RFP-like: protein MAAAAGGQSDEATCYICQNYFKDPVTIPECGHNFCRSCLIQCWGESEAEASCPQCGERVQRRSLISNRQFANLVELVKNLSLQEGKKEGGEGGVCKDHQKPLERFCKEDEALICLVCDRSNEHKHHEVIPLEEAFREYKGKICSRLEILTKERKEILAYQAVLDKESKDLLKLTETERLKTVEKFKELRQFLEEQEKRLLNHAEEVEKEIEGRRDEQLARLSRKLSALDEIIQQMEKKRQQPASELLQDVRSTLQRYEKRESPGKSLVFPPELRNRILEYCDLVDDAMKQLKVTLDPDTAHPKLILSEDPKSIRWGDKKQDLPDNPERFNYRPCVLGREGFTAGRHFWEVNVGSGEWWAVGVARKSVRKKGRFSFRPEGGIWAVGKSGGKYGARTSPLCSPLSPNEEPRRIRVTLHYEGRHVSFYDADSGAKLYTFSGASFSGETLLPFFYLRGDKSHLSIS from the exons atggctgctgctgcagggggtCAAAGTGATGAAGCCACTTGCTATATCTGCCAGAATTACTTCAAGGATCCAGTGACCATCCCAGAGTGTGGACACAACTTCTGCCGATCCTGCCTGATCCAGTGCTGGGGGGAATCGGAGGCAGAGGCTTCCTGCCCTCAGTGCGGAGAAAGAGTTCAGAGAAGGAGCCTCATCTCCAACCGGCAATTTGCAAACCTCGTAGAATTAGTCAAGAATCTCAGCCTTCaagaggggaagaaggaaggaggggaaggaggagtctGCAAGGATCACCAGAAGCCCCTGGAACGCTTTTGCAAGGAGGATGAAGCCCTCATCTGCCTGGTGTGTGACAGATCAAACGAGCACAAACACCACGAGGTGATTCCTCTGGAGGAGGCTTTTCGGGAATACAAG ggAAAGATCTGTAGCCGCCTGGAGATTCTGacgaaagagagaaaggaaattctgGCCTATCAAGCAGTCCTGGACAAGGAAAGCAAAGACCTCCTT aaattaacagaaacGGAGAGGCTGAAGACTGTGGAGAAGTTCAAAGAACTGCGCCAGTTCCTGGAAGAACAGGAAAAACGTCTGCTGAATCATGCggaagaggtggagaaggagattgAAGGCAGAAGGGATGAGCAGCTGGCCAGACTCTCCAGGAAACTCTCCGCTCTTGATGAGATCATCCAGCAGATGGAGAAGAAGCGTCAGCAGCCAGCAAGTGAACTCCTGCAG GATGTGAGAAGCACCTTGCAGAG GTATGAGAAAAGAGAAAGTCCAGGGAAGTCACTGGTTTTCCCTCCAGAACTGAGGAACAGGATCTTAGAATACTGTGATCTTGTGGACGATGCAATGAAACAATTGAAGG tcactctggatccagacacagcccATCCCAAACTCATCCTGTCGGAGGATCCGAAAAGCATAAGATGGGGAGACAAAAAGCAAGACCTGCCTGACAATCCTGAGAGATTCAACTATCGGCCTTGTGTGTTGGGACgtgagggattcacagcaggcagacatttctgggaagtcaATGTGGGAAGTGGGGAATGGTGGGCTGTGGGGGTTGCCAGGAAGTCTGTGAGGAAAAAGGGCCGCTTCTCCTTTAGGCCTGAGGGAGGGATCTGGGCTGTGGGGAAGTCTGGAGGAAAGTACGGGGCCCGCACCTCCCCTCTTTGCTCTCCTCTGTCCCCGAATGAGGAGCCCAGGAGGATCCGGGTGACTCTGCACTATGAAGGGAGACATGTGTCTTTTTATGACGCTGACTCAGGAGCCAAACTCTACACGTTCTCAGGAGCCTCGTTCTCtggagagaccctcctccctttcttttatctgaGGGGGGATAAATCCCACCTCAGTATCTCCTGA